CCGTTGCGCATCTTCCGCAGCTCGTTCAGCTCCTTCGTGTATTCCTTCAGCTTCGCCGGCGCCGTTCCGAACAGCCGCTCGTAATGCTGAATGCGGGTATTCCAATCCCCCTTGGTGAAATGCACCGCATACTCCGAATAATTGTACCCGGGACGCGACTTGAGCAGCGTCACGCCGTCGATGGCGCCCGGCGCCCCGATGATGAGCCCCGGATTCGATTCGATCGCGAGGGCGCTGATATTCCGAAGATAAATTTCCATATACGAGTTCACGGCGACCGACGCGGATAAGCGGACCCAGTTGTTGAAGTCCTTGAAATCCTTTTCCCAACGTTCCAACGTCGGCGCGATTCGCTTCTGATGCTTGCGCGGCACGGTAAACACCGTCGTCGGGCGGAGACGCTTGTCCGCCTTCTTCACGATGTCCGTCGTTCGCTTCGCCGCGAGCATGTGCGACCAATACAAGCTGTTGATTTCGCTGTGATGCTTCGTGAACAACCGATGCGAAAACGTGCTGCCCGGAGCGCTTTGCCATCTGGAGAACATAACCGAATCCTCTTATCCCAGTTAGAAGTGTGTTTTCCAGTATGCCCTGGATTCGTCCGCGTTATTTCCGGCAAGTCGGGCGGACAAGCGGAATATATATGAATGAGAAAGGAGGGAGAAGCATGGAACGCAACTTTACCTTCTATGTGCTGTTGGTCGCGATCGGCGGCGTGTTCGCGTTTTTGCCGCGCAGCGCGTTCGGCTTGTTCGAGCTGTTTTTCGGTTCCGGGGCGGGATTGTTCGTATCGTTCCTCGACTACGGCGTCGGACTGCTCGGCGTCGGCCTCATCGGCTACGTGCTTTACAAGCTCCTGAAGAAGCGCGCTTAAGGGCTCTGCCATATCTTTTTTCCGAATCCGCATGTCGCAACGTACATAAATATGTTACACTCGAATGTAATATGCCACTTTTTTTCGAAGACAAGGACGGAGGAGAGATATAAGCATGGCTAAAGCTAAGATGCGCTCGGACATGATCAAGCGCGGGTTCGACCGTGCGCCGCATAGAAGCTTGCTTCGGGCGGCAGGCGTGAAGGAAGAAGATTTCGACAAACCGTTCATCGCGGTGTGCAATTCATATATCGACATCGTCCCGGGACACGTCCATCTGCAAGAATTCGGCAAGATCGTGAAGGACGCGATTCGCGAAGCGGGCGGCGTTCCGTTCGAATTCAACACGATCGGCGTCGACGACGGCATCGCGATGGGCCATATCGGCATGCGGTACTCGCTGCCGTCCCGCGAAATCATCGCCGATTCGCTCGAGACGGTTGTCTCGGCGCACTGGTTCGACGGCATGGTTTGTATCCCGAACTGCGATAAGATCACGCCCGGAATGATGATGGGCGCGCTTCGCGTCAACATCCCGACCGTATTCGTCTCCGGCGGCCCGATGAAGGCCGGCAAGACGTCCGACGGCCGCTCGATCTCGCTGTCGTCCGTCTTCGAAGGCGTCGGCGCTTATCAAGCGGGCAAGATCGACGAGAAGAGCCTTACCGAGCTCGAGCAATACGGCTGCCCGACGTGCGGCTCCTGCTCCGGCATGTTCACGGCGAACTCCATGAACTGCCTCGCGGAAGCGCTGGGCCTCGCGCTCCCGGGCAACGGCACGATCCTTGCGGTCGCGCCGGAGCGTCGCGAGTTCGTGCGAAAATCCGCCGCGCAGCTTATGGAACTCATTAAGATGGACCTCAAGCCGCGCGACATCGTGACGATCGAGACGATCGACAACGCGTTCGCGCTCGACATGGCGCTCGGCGGCTCCACGAACACCGTCTTGCACACGCTCGCGCTCGCGCAAGAAGCCGGCTTCGACTACCCGATCGAACGCATCAACGAAGTCGCCGAGCGCGTGCCGCATCTGGCGAAGATCGCTCCTGCGTCCGACTGGCACATCGAAGACGTGCATTTGGCCGGCGGCGTCAGCGCCGTGCTGAACGAGCTGCTGAAGAAAGAAGGCGCGCTGCATCCGGATCAGATGACGGTCACGGGGAAGACGCTCCGCGAGAGCGTCGCAGGCTGCGACATCCTGAATAAGGAAGTCATTCGCCCGATCGACAACCCGCACAGCGAGCGCGGCGGCCTCGCCGTCTTGTTCGGCAACCTGGCTCCGGAAGGCGCGATCATCAAGGTCGGCGCGGTCGACAAGTCCGTCGGCGGCTACCATCGCGGCCCGGCCATCTGCTTCGACTCGCAGGAAGACGCGCTTGCCGGCATCGCGAACGGCAAGGTGAAGGAAGGCCATGTCGTCGTTATCCGCTACGAAGGTCCGAAGGGCGGCCCCGGCATGCCGGAGATGCTCGCTCCGACGTCGCAGATCGTCGGCATGGGTCTCGGCGCCAAGGTCGGCCTCATCACCGACGGCCGCTTCTCGGGCGCGTCCCGCGGCATCTCGATCGGCCACATCTCGCCGGAAGCGGCGGAGGGCGGTCCGATCGCGTTCGTCCACGACGGCGACATGATCGAGCTCGACCTGAACAACCGTTCGATCAAGCTCGAAGTAAGCGACGAAGAGCTCGAAGCTCGCCGCCAGTCCGAATGGAAGGAATTCGAGCCGAAAGTGCGCACAGGCTACCTGGCGCGCTACTCCAAGCTCGTCACCAACGCTTCCATGGGCGGCGTTATGAAAATCTAATTACTATGCTCTCTGAACCGTCGACGGCTTCGCGCCTCGGCGGTTCTTTCTTTTTCGATCGCGTCTTACCGGTTCTCTTATTCACGATTCGGTCTCCACCGGCCTCGATCTCACCGTTTCCCACCGCTTCAGCAGCGCCGGACCCCACTCCTCTCCGTGCCGTCTTTATAAGCTGTTTCCTTCTGCACAGGCGCGCGCCGTCCCGTTGCTTCCCGGTCTGTTCTCTCCTGCGTTCCTTTTTAAATTGATGACTCCAACTCAGGTACAAGCTCACTCTTTCTCGTTCCACGTTGGCCTAGCGCTATACTCTCCCCATGCTTCTTTCTAAGTTGATTCCTCCAACTCAGGTACATGCATACTCCTTCCTCGTTACTCCATGTACCTAGCACTATACTCTCCCCATGCTTCTTTCTAAGTTGAATTCCTCCAACTCAGGTACATGCATACCTCTTCCTCGTTCCTCCATGTTCTAGCACTATACTCTCCCCATGCTTCTTTCTAAGTTGATTCCTCCAACTCAGGTACATGCATACTTCTTCCTCGTTCCTCCATGTACTAGCGCTATACTCTCCCCTTGCTTCTTTCTAAGTTGATTCCTCCTGTTCAGGACCCAAACCATTACCTCAAATTACATTTATAGGAATTTTAAATCCCTGACTAAAGGAAATTACCATAGAAAAGACTGCGGACACACTACCTCCCCCATACCTCGACCGGAACCATCCGATCCTGAGCAGAGGAAATCACCTTAGAAAAGAGCGCCGACACACTACCTCCCCCCATACCTCAACCGGAACCATCCGATCCTGAACAGAGGAAATCACCTCAGAAAAGAGCCTCGTCCCCTCTAACCTCCCCCACACCTCAACCGGAAACATCCGATCCTGAGCAGAGGAAATCACTTTAGAAAAGAGCGCGGACCCACTACCTCCCCCACACCTCAACCGGAAACATCCGATCCTGAGCAGAGGAAATCACTTTAGAAAAGAGCGCGGACCCACTACCTCCCCCACACCTCAACCGGAAACATCCGATCCTGAGCAGAGGAAATCACTTTAGAAAAGAGCGCGGACCCACTACCTCCCCCACACCTCAACCGAAACCATCTAATCCTGAGCAGAGGAAATCACCTTAGAAAAGAGCGCCGACACACTACCTCCCCCTATACCTCAACCGGAACCATCCGATCCTGAGCAGAGGAAATCACCTTAGAAAAGACCGCCGACACACTACCTCCCCCATACCTCAACCGGAAACATCCGATCCTGAGCAGAGGAAATCACCTTAGAAAAGACCGCGGACCCACTACCTCCCCCATACCTCAACCGGAACCATCCGATCCTGAGCAGAGGAAATCACCTTAGAAAAGACCGCCGACACACTACCTCCCCCAACAACACGACAAAAGAGAAATCACCTTAGAAAACGGCACAGTCTCTCTACAGCAACAAAAAGAGGCTGCCGCGACCGCGACAGCCTTGGTTCATATATCGCTTACCCCTCTACCGAAACCTCATCCCGCCAACGATGCGCCGGCTCCCAGCCGAGCAGCCGCTTCGCCTTGGAGCTGTCGAGCAGCGTCTCGTACCCTTCGAGCGGCGCGCGGATATCCGTTACTTTCGGGTAACGCGCGGCGAGCAGCTCCCGCGTCTTAACGTCCATGCTCGTCTCGTCGTTCGCCAAGTTCAAGGCCACGGCGCCGAGCCCTTCGGCTTCGACGGCGAGCCGGCAGGCGACGGCCGCGTCTCGCGCGTCGATGTAACTCCACAGGATGACGTCCCGCTCTTCCGGCCGATGGATGAAGCTCGGGAAGTTCGCGTACATCACAGGCGTAATGACGTTGCCGAAGCGGAAGGAGACGACCTGCATCCCCGTCCGGCGCCAGAACATATCGGCGGTTTGCTCGTTCACGATTTTGGACAAGCCGTAGCTGTCCTCCGGCTGCTGCGGATGCGCCTCGTCGATCGGTACGTACAGCGGCTCGCGCCGTTTCAACGGAAATACGAGCCCGTAAGACGACTCCGACGAGGCGAGGACCGCTTTGCGGATACCGAGTCCCGCCGCCGCCTCGAGCACGTTGTACGTCGTCATGACGTTGTTGCGGAACGTGCGCTCGTTCGAATGCGTATACGCCTGCGGGATCGCCGCCAGATGCACGACCGCGTCCGCGCCCTGCAGCGCGCCGTACACTTCCCCTAAGTTTTCCAAGTCGACGACGACGGTCCGCACGCCCGGCTCCTCCGACCGACGAACGTCCGCATTGACGACATCGTATCCTTGCTGCAGAAACTCCTTGACGACCCAGACGCCGAGCAGTCCGCTGCCCCCGGTAACGACGACGCGCTTCTTCATGTCAGCCTCTCCTCTCGCTTAATACGGTCCGCGAATCGCCGGACGCACCGAAGCCTCGTAGAACGCGCGAAGCCGCTCCCGCTCCTGCGGCGTAAAGCCCGGCGCTTCGAGCGCGGACAAGTTTTGCTGCACCTGCCGCGTATCTTTGAAGCCCGGGATGACGCAGCTGATGTCGCCGTTTTCCAAAATCCAACGCAGCGCCGCGCTGGCCATCGATCCGCGCCCTTCCCCGATCCACGCGAGCTCGCGCGCGAGCGCCACGCCCTTCTCGAACGGAAGCCCCGCGAACGTCTCGCCGACGTTGAAGCTGTCGCCGTTCCGGTTGAAGCTGCGATGGTCGTCCGCCGCGAACGTCGAGCTCTCGGTAAACTTGCCGGTAAGCAAGCCGCTCGCCAGAGGCAGACGAACCAAGATGCCCACGCCCTGCGCCTTCGCCTGCGGGAACAGCTCCTCCTCAGGCTTCTGCCGGAACAGGTTATAGATGACCTGCAGCGCCTTCACGCCCGGATATTGCAAGCAGAGCAGGCCTTCTTCCACGCTCTCCACGCTGACGCCGTACTCCCGTACCTTGCCTTCCGCCTTCAATCGATCCAGCGCCTCGAACACGGAACCGTCGCGAAGCACGTCGATCGGCGGGCAATGCACCTGATACAAGTCGATGCGCTCCCGCTCCAGCCGCTTCAGGCTCGCTTCGCAGAACGCGCGGACGGACGCCTCCGAATACGTGTCCGCATCGTGGATATCGCCAGATCGGCAAAACTTCGTCGCGATCAGAACGCGGTCTTCCTTGCCCTTCGTCGCCTGCGCCAGCAGCCGCTCGCTGTGGCCGTCGCCGTACACGTCCGCCGTATCGAAGAAGTTGACGCCGGCTTCCATCGCCGCCTCCAGCGCGCGAAGCGACTCCTCGTCGCTCACGCTGCCCCAAGAGCCGCCGATCGCCCATGTGCCGAAGCTCATCTCGCTCACATGCATGTCCGTGTTTCCGAGTTGCCGATAGTTCATCGGGACTTCACGCTCCTTTTCTACCCTTACTATAACTCATTCCCACAGAACGCGAAAACGCGCCGCCGGAACGAATCCCGTCGGCACGCGAATCGCGGGCGAAGCGGTTAGCCCTTGACGGCGCCCTGCGTCAGACCTGCGATGAACTGCTTGCTGAAGGCGATCGCCGCGGCGAGCAGCGGCAGCGTCGCGAGGAACGTCCCCGCCATAATCATCGCATTGTCGCGATAATACACGCGGTTCAGGTTGCGCAGCGCGATCTGAATCGTCTGGATCTCCGCATCCTTCAGCACGACCGACGGCCAGAGGAAGTCGTTCCACACGCCCATGAACGTCAAGATGCCGAGGGACGCGAGCGCCGGCCGGATCGTCGGCAGCGCGATGCGCGAATACGTCTGGAAGTTCGTGCAGCCGTCCATGCGTGCCGATTCGATCAATTCGTTATGCACCGTCGAATCGATATACTGCTTCAGCCAGAAGATGCCGAACGCGCCGACGAGACCGGGAACGATGACCGCCTTCAGATCGTTGATCCAGCCGAGGTTCGACATGATGATGTACGTCGGCACGAGCCCGAGCTGCCCGGGAATCATCAGCGTCGCGACGATGAACCCGAACAACCAGGAACTCCCTCTAAACTTCAGCTTGGAAAAGGCGAACGCGGCGAGCGAACCGAAGAACAGCGTGGACGCCGTCACGAGCGACGCGACCATGATCGTGTTCCAGAGCGCCAGGAAAAACGGGATTTCGTTGAACACCTTCGTAATGTTCTCGATATACAAGCCGCCCGGCGCGAGCGCCGGCGGAAACCGGTTCGTGTCGGCGGTCGTGCGCGATCCGATGACGAACATCCAATAGAAGGGGAAGATCGACAACAGGAAAAAGATGGTGATCGACACGTATAACGCGATGCGTCCAATAGCTTTCATGAGCCTCTCCCCTCCTTAGTTGGCCGACTGAATCTTGCGCGTCAGATACATGTTGAAGAACGAGAACGCGATGATGATGAGGAACATGAGCCATGCGATCGCGGAGGCGTAGCCGAACGAATTTTTCGTGAAGGCGGTGTCGTACAGGTACAGCACCATCGTCAGCACTTGTCCCTGCGAGCCGCCCTGCGCCCCTTGATACAAGAGCGGTTCGACGAATAGCTGCATGCCCCCGATCGTCGACATGACGACGGTGAACAAGATCATCGGGCGAATCATCGGAATCGTAATGTGGAAAAATTGCTGCGTCTTCGACGCGCCGTCGATCGTCGCGGCTTCGTACAAGTCGCCGGGAATCGACTGCAGCGCCGCCAAATAAATGATTGCGTTATATCCAGTCCAACGCCACATGACCATGATCGACAAGACGAGCTGCGCGCCGTAGTACGATGCGCCCCAGTCGGTATTTTCCAGGCCGAACAACGAATTCAAGGCGTAGTTCAACAGCCCGTAGTTGTACCCGAAGATGCTCGTGAAGACGATCGCGACCGCGACGAGCGAGGTGACGTTCGGAACGAATAAGCCCACTCGGAAAAACTGCTTGAACTTCAAGACGTTCGAGTTCAAGATGTTCGCGATGACGAGCGCGAAGAACAATTGCGGCACGGTCGACAGGATCCAGATGCTGAAGGTGTTGCCGACGGACTTCCAGAAGCGAGGGTCGTCCGTAATCAACCATACGTAGTTTTGAAGCCCGATAAACTCTTTGTCGCCGAGGATGTTCCAAGAGAAGAAGGAGATATACCCGGACCACAGCACCGGAAATACCGTGAATACACCGAAGATGAGGAAAAACGGCGAGATGTACAAATACCCGGACAGATGGTCTTTGAAGCTCTGCGTTCTCCACGGTTTCCGCCGCTCTACGGTCGATGAGGCCAGGGTGGCGTCGGTTTTCAAGGACATCGTCAATGCCTCCTTGTCAGATTCGTCGTCGGAATGGACTCGAACCGACCTCCCCTGAGGTCGGTCGGCTCAAGACCGGAAACCGGTGCGCTAGACCGCGATTATTGTCTCAAGTCGCGCTCGATTTGCTCCATGGCCGTCTTCCAAGCTTCGTCCGGATTCGTGCCGTTCTTCTCGACTTCGCCGATCGCGTTCGTGAGCGGCGTGTCGACGATGATATATTTCGGTCCGTAGTAGACCGGCGTTACTTTCTTCGCGGCGTCGGAGAAAATCTTGCCTACCGGCGCGCCGCTGAAGAAGTCGTCCGTGAAGTCCAGAATCGCCGGGTCGTCGTAGATGCTAGGCGTCGAAGGGAAGTTGCCGTTGCTCTTGAACATCGCGAGCTGGCCTTCCGGCGACAGAATCGTCTTGATGAGATCGAACGCTTCTTGCGGATGCTTGCTTTCCTTCGGAATCGTGAGGAACGAACCGCCCCAGTTGCCGCTGCCTTCCGGCATCGCCGCCGCGTCCCATTTGCCCGCGGAATCCGGCGCGTTCGACTTCATGAAGCCCATCATCCAAGCCGGCGCCATCTGTACCGCGAAGTCGCCGTTGTTCATGCCTGCGCCCCACTCCGGAGACCATTGCGCGATCTTCGCCGTCATGCCTTCTTGCGCCAAGCTCGTCGCGAGCGAGTACGCGCGCTTCACGGCCGGGTTGCTGTCGACGATTAGCTTGCCTTGGTCGTCGAAGTAGTGCTCCGTCGCTTGACCGACGACGACGTCGAATACGGAGTTCGCCGCGTCGACCATCGGCTTGCCGGTTTTCGCTTTGATCGTTCTTCCGACTTCTACGAAATCTTCCCACGTCGAGAACAGCTTCGACACTTCGTCGCGGTTCGTCGGGAGACCCGCTTGCTCGAACAAGTCCGTGCGGTACATCGCGACCATCGGGCCGACGTCCGTCGGGATGCCGTAGATGAAGCTGCCGTCTTGGCTGGAAGCCTGCACCTTTTTCCACTCGAGGTAGTCGCCCATGATATCGTTCGCGCCGAAGTCCGCGAGGTTGTGGAACTTGCTCTCGTCGGCCTTGAACTGGTCGATGTAGCCGATCTCGACGAGCGCGATGTCCGGCGCGCCGCTGCCCGCCGCAAGCGCCGTCACGAGACCGTTATGGTGGTCGGCGTACTCTTGCTGCTGGATATTCAGCTTAATGTTGTGCGCCTTCGCGTACTCTTCCATGTACGGCTCCATGCCCGTACCGGTGAACAACCATACGTTCAGCTCGATCGGTTCGCCGCCGGAGCCGCCGCCCGAGGATGCCGTATCCGTGCCGCCGGAGGAACCCGACGTATTCGTACCGCCGCCGCCCGAGCCGGACGAGCACGCGGCCATCGTAACGACCGTGGTCAAAGACAAAAGAAGAATAGCCCAACGTTTCATTCTCAAATCCCCCTGTGTCATATGGTTAGACCGTTTCGCCAGGTCCGCTTGTAAGCGGTTGCGTTGGCCTTGACTTAAAGATACGGGAAAGGAGTCGAGAAACCCATGGGGCCATTCTTCTTTTTCTTGTCGGATTTTCAGATGTTCGCTTTCGTACGATAATCGTAGGGGCTCATGCCCTCGAGCGTCTTGAACATGCGGCTGAAGTGGGCTTGATCCGCGTACCCGACCTGCTCGCAGATCGCGTAAATTTTCAAATTCGTCTCGCGGAGCAGCTGCTTCGCCTTCGTCATGCGCGCCTTCGTCAGATGATGCGTGAACGTCGAGCCCGTCTGGGACTTAAACAAGCTGCTTAAATAATTCGGGCTCACGTAGAGCGACTCCGCGATCGAGGTCAACGTCAGATCCTCGGCGTAACGGTCCTGGATGAGCTCGAGCGCGCTCCGTACGATCCGATGCACCTGCTCCTCGGGCGGAGGCGACGGCTCGGGTTCGGGCTCGAATTCGGGCTCCTGCGGCGCGCCTAACGTCTTTAAGCTCGCAAGATACAGCGCCTTAATGTCTTGCAGCTGCGCGGAGACGCCGCCGAACGAGCCGACGACGTCGAGCTTGACGACGCGCTTCGCGACGTCCGGCACCGTGTCCGCCAGCGCTTCGAGCGCCGCGTCCTCGATCAAGGGCTCCCCGTCCTTGCCGGACACGAACAGCACGGCCGTCACCGCTTGATCCGAGACGACGACGACGGGAGCGCCGAACGGCGCGAAGACGTCCTCGATCACGTTCTTCAGCGAGAACCGCGCCGTCCGCTCCCGGTCGCCTTCCGCCGAGACGGAGAACGACAACAACGCGAAGCGATCGAACGGAGGGAATAACGATTCGTCGTAATACGGCAGCGGCAGCTCGTAGAACAAGTCTTGCACCCGCTTCTCGAGCAGGCTTCTCGAACGGAGCTTGTCGACGACCTTGGACGCGTTCCGCCGCCCGAGCTCCTCCTCCACTTGCGCGATGACGCGCCGCAGATGATCGATCGAGACGGGCTTGAGCAAATACTCCTTGACGTTATAGCGTATCGCTTCCTGCGCGTATTGGAAGTCGGCGTATCCGGTCAGCATGACGACGATCGTCTCCGGCCAGCGCTCCTGTATCGTATGGGACAGCTCCAGACCGTTCACCGCCGGCATGCGAATGTCGGTGACGACGAGATCGTACGCCTCCGCTTCGAGCATGTGAATCGCGTCCTCGCCGTCCTCGGCTTCGAAGATCGAGTGGCTCGGCTCCAGGTGCGCGATCATTCGCGCCATCGAGGTGCGGACGAGCGGTTCGTCGTCGACGAGCATGATTTTCATTTCGTCATCCTTACTCCCTTCTCCCATGGCTCCAGCCTCAGCTGCTTCTGGATCAGCGACATCGCCTCGTTCCACGCTTCGTCCGGCGTCGATCTCTGCTCCTCCACCGCGTCCAGCGCCGCCTCCATGATTTGCGTCACGACGTGCTGCTTGGAGCCTTCGTACATCGGGCGCACCTCCTTCGCGATGTCCGAGAAGATGCGACCGACCGGCGCGTCCTTGAAGAACGGGTCCGTCTTGTTTCGGATCGCCGGATCTTCGTAGATGCCCGGCGTGGACGGGAAGTTGTTCAGCGTCTTGTATAGCGTCAGCTGCTGCCGCGGGTCCGTCAGCCAGCGGATGAACGCGAACGCTTCCTCCTTGTGCAGGCTCATCTTCGGAATCGTCAGGTACGAGCCGCCCCAATTCCCGCTGCCTTCGGGCAAGTACGTAATATCCCAGGCGCCCTCCGCGCCGGGCGCGTTCGTCTTGATGTCGTTGAGCATCCACGACGGGGACAGGATCGTCGCGAACTCTCCTCCGGCGATCCCGCGCGCCCACTCCGGCGACCACGTCGTCTCGTACGCGGACAGCCCGAGCTCGGAAGCGCGCACGGCGACGTTCCAGGCCTCCTTCACGGCGGGGTTCGTCTCGATGATGAGCTCGCCGGTGTCCGGATCGAAGTATTGGACGTCCGCTTGGAACAACACCATGCGGTATAACGTCCGAATCTGATCGATCATCGGCTTTCCGGTCTTCTCCTTAATGCGCTTGCCGACTTCGAGGAAGTCCTCCCACGTGGACATCGCCTCGGCCAACCGCTCCCGCTCCGTCGGGAGGCCCGCCGCCTCGTACAGCTTCGGATTGTAGACGACGGCGACGGGGCCGATGTCGGTCGGCAGGCCGTACACGAACGAGCCGTCGGCGTTCGTCGCCTGCTTCCACTTCCAGCTCAAATATTCGCCCGCGATATCGAAGGCGCCGAGCGGCCCGAGATTTTCGAAGTAATCCGGGAATTTCTTGAACCGCTCCATGAAGCTGACCTCGATCAAGCTGACGTCGGGCGCTCCGTACCCGCTGGCGAACGCCGTCTGGAGATTATTATGCACATCCTCGTACGTGGAATGGATCAGATTGATGTTCACGTTCGGGTGTTGTTCCTCGTACTGCTCGACCAACGACTCGAGGCCGGTGGAGCCGTACAGCCACATGTTCAGTTCGAGGGTCTCCTCCGACTGCCGGTTCTCGGGCAGCTCGGAGACGTTAATGCGCGGCTGCAGCGACACGCAGCCCGCCAGAGCCGCGCACGTCAGCAGCGCGCCGATCCCATGCAAGCTACGACGGCGAATCGTTCGCATCTTCCGCTCCTCCTTCTCTCGGCAGCTCGCTTAAAGCCGGGACGACGATGTCGACGCGCAGGCCGCCCAGCTCGCCCGCGCTAAGCTTCAGCCCGTAGTCCGTGCCGTACGTGAGGCCGATCCGATGCCGCAGGTTGGACAGGCCGATGCCGCTGTGCATCAGCTCGTTCGCTTCCAGCCGAGCATTCTGGGACATGACCTCTTCGATCGTCTCCGGCGACATGCCGATGCCGTTGTCCTCGACCGTGAAGCGCAGCTGCGTCCCTTCCCGGAAGCCCCGGATCCGGATCATCCACGGACGTCCCTTGACCTGTTCGAGACCGTGCGTGATCGCGTTTTCGACGAGCGGCTGAAGCAGCATCTTCATCACGCGTTCCTTCAGAATGGACGGATCGACGTCCACCTCCGTCTGCAGCTTGTCGCCGTATCTCGCGCGCGAGATCATGATGAATCGGTTCAGCTGGGCGACGTCGTCCTCGACGGAGACGAGATCGGACCCCGGCTGGATACTGTACCGGAGCAGGTCGCTCAGCTGCAGCACCATGTCGGCGATCTTGAACTGCCCTTCGTTCATGAGCGTCCAGTATATCGTATTTAACGAGTTATATAGAAAATGGGGCCGGAACTGCGCCTTCAACGCGACGATCTGGGCTTGCTTCTCGCTGATCTGCTTCTCGGACAAGTCCTTGATCGTCTGATCGAGCCGCCCGATCATCTGGTTATAGCTGTCGTACAGCATCGCGGTTTCCCGATTGCCGCTGACGCGGCCGAAGGGACGGACGAACCCTTTCTCCAGGCGCGTCAGCCGCTTCGCGAGAATCGCGATCGGCCGCGCGAGCGTCCAGGCGAAGATCGAGGTGAACAGGAACGCCGCAAGCAGCCCCGCGGCCCCGATGACCGTAATGCTGCGTTGAATGCTGCGCAGGTCGGCGACCGCTTCGTCCGCGCCGATGAACGCCGCCACGCGCCACCCGCTGTACTCGGAATGCGCATGCGACACGTAGACGCTCTCGCCGTCCGACTCCCACTCGAACATGCTCTTCGGGTGGTCCTGCAGCTGACCGAGGAGCGACGGTTCCATCTTGACGCCGATTTCCGTCTCGTCCGAGGAATAGACGATCGTCCCGAACGCGTCGACGATGACGATCTTTCCCGACGTGCCGAGGTTGATCTCCCCGACGAGCCGCTCCAAGGAATCGACGGGCAGCACGATGAATAAGTTGCCGAGCTTCTCGAGCCGTTCCCAATCGTTGATTTGGCGCGCGCCGACGAAGACGGGGAATTCCCCGTACCGCCAAGCGGTAGAGGCGACCCAGATCATACGCCCTTTGTTCGGCGCGAGACGGTCGAACCACGGCAGCGCGTCGGCCATCTGCGCTTCCGTCTGTTGGAGCATGGAGATGATTGTATTAGAGGTATAGAAGTCGCCGGTCAGATTCGTCACGTGAAGCACGGAGTCGACCGCGATATACCGGATTTGCTGGCTCATGAACTGCGTGAGCTCCAG
The nucleotide sequence above comes from Paenibacillus antri. Encoded proteins:
- a CDS encoding aldo/keto reductase — encoded protein: MNYRQLGNTDMHVSEMSFGTWAIGGSWGSVSDEESLRALEAAMEAGVNFFDTADVYGDGHSERLLAQATKGKEDRVLIATKFCRSGDIHDADTYSEASVRAFCEASLKRLERERIDLYQVHCPPIDVLRDGSVFEALDRLKAEGKVREYGVSVESVEEGLLCLQYPGVKALQVIYNLFRQKPEEELFPQAKAQGVGILVRLPLASGLLTGKFTESSTFAADDHRSFNRNGDSFNVGETFAGLPFEKGVALARELAWIGEGRGSMASAALRWILENGDISCVIPGFKDTRQVQQNLSALEAPGFTPQERERLRAFYEASVRPAIRGPY
- a CDS encoding NAD-dependent epimerase/dehydratase family protein, giving the protein MKKRVVVTGGSGLLGVWVVKEFLQQGYDVVNADVRRSEEPGVRTVVVDLENLGEVYGALQGADAVVHLAAIPQAYTHSNERTFRNNVMTTYNVLEAAAGLGIRKAVLASSESSYGLVFPLKRREPLYVPIDEAHPQQPEDSYGLSKIVNEQTADMFWRRTGMQVVSFRFGNVITPVMYANFPSFIHRPEERDVILWSYIDARDAAVACRLAVEAEGLGAVALNLANDETSMDVKTRELLAARYPKVTDIRAPLEGYETLLDSSKAKRLLGWEPAHRWRDEVSVEG
- the ilvD gene encoding dihydroxy-acid dehydratase, coding for MAKAKMRSDMIKRGFDRAPHRSLLRAAGVKEEDFDKPFIAVCNSYIDIVPGHVHLQEFGKIVKDAIREAGGVPFEFNTIGVDDGIAMGHIGMRYSLPSREIIADSLETVVSAHWFDGMVCIPNCDKITPGMMMGALRVNIPTVFVSGGPMKAGKTSDGRSISLSSVFEGVGAYQAGKIDEKSLTELEQYGCPTCGSCSGMFTANSMNCLAEALGLALPGNGTILAVAPERREFVRKSAAQLMELIKMDLKPRDIVTIETIDNAFALDMALGGSTNTVLHTLALAQEAGFDYPIERINEVAERVPHLAKIAPASDWHIEDVHLAGGVSAVLNELLKKEGALHPDQMTVTGKTLRESVAGCDILNKEVIRPIDNPHSERGGLAVLFGNLAPEGAIIKVGAVDKSVGGYHRGPAICFDSQEDALAGIANGKVKEGHVVVIRYEGPKGGPGMPEMLAPTSQIVGMGLGAKVGLITDGRFSGASRGISIGHISPEAAEGGPIAFVHDGDMIELDLNNRSIKLEVSDEELEARRQSEWKEFEPKVRTGYLARYSKLVTNASMGGVMKI
- a CDS encoding ABC transporter substrate-binding protein; the encoded protein is MKRWAILLLSLTTVVTMAACSSGSGGGGTNTSGSSGGTDTASSGGGSGGEPIELNVWLFTGTGMEPYMEEYAKAHNIKLNIQQQEYADHHNGLVTALAAGSGAPDIALVEIGYIDQFKADESKFHNLADFGANDIMGDYLEWKKVQASSQDGSFIYGIPTDVGPMVAMYRTDLFEQAGLPTNRDEVSKLFSTWEDFVEVGRTIKAKTGKPMVDAANSVFDVVVGQATEHYFDDQGKLIVDSNPAVKRAYSLATSLAQEGMTAKIAQWSPEWGAGMNNGDFAVQMAPAWMMGFMKSNAPDSAGKWDAAAMPEGSGNWGGSFLTIPKESKHPQEAFDLIKTILSPEGQLAMFKSNGNFPSTPSIYDDPAILDFTDDFFSGAPVGKIFSDAAKKVTPVYYGPKYIIVDTPLTNAIGEVEKNGTNPDEAWKTAMEQIERDLRQ
- a CDS encoding carbohydrate ABC transporter permease, whose protein sequence is MKAIGRIALYVSITIFFLLSIFPFYWMFVIGSRTTADTNRFPPALAPGGLYIENITKVFNEIPFFLALWNTIMVASLVTASTLFFGSLAAFAFSKLKFRGSSWLFGFIVATLMIPGQLGLVPTYIIMSNLGWINDLKAVIVPGLVGAFGIFWLKQYIDSTVHNELIESARMDGCTNFQTYSRIALPTIRPALASLGILTFMGVWNDFLWPSVVLKDAEIQTIQIALRNLNRVYYRDNAMIMAGTFLATLPLLAAAIAFSKQFIAGLTQGAVKG
- a CDS encoding carbohydrate ABC transporter permease, which encodes MSLKTDATLASSTVERRKPWRTQSFKDHLSGYLYISPFFLIFGVFTVFPVLWSGYISFFSWNILGDKEFIGLQNYVWLITDDPRFWKSVGNTFSIWILSTVPQLFFALVIANILNSNVLKFKQFFRVGLFVPNVTSLVAVAIVFTSIFGYNYGLLNYALNSLFGLENTDWGASYYGAQLVLSIMVMWRWTGYNAIIYLAALQSIPGDLYEAATIDGASKTQQFFHITIPMIRPMILFTVVMSTIGGMQLFVEPLLYQGAQGGSQGQVLTMVLYLYDTAFTKNSFGYASAIAWLMFLIIIAFSFFNMYLTRKIQSAN